The genomic DNA CACGACGCCCGACAGCGTCGAGGTGAACGCCTGCTGCGCGCCGATGACGTCGGTGTTGAGCCGGGAGACGAGCGCCCCCGTCTGCGCCCTGGTGAAGAAGGCGATGGGCTGGGCCGAGACGTGCTCGAAGACCTCGGTGCGCAGCCGGTAGATCAGCCCCTCGCCGATCGTCGAGGAACACCAGCGCTGGGCGACGGTGAGCACCGCCCCCGCGACGGCGAGAAGGGCGACGACGAGCGAGAGCCGTACGACGAGGCCGGCGTCGCGCCCCATCACCCCCTGATCGACAATCGACTTCAGCAGCAGCGGCGGCGCGGCCACGAGCGCGGAGTCGGCCACGACCAGGACGAGGAACAGCAGGATGCGGGCACGGAACTCGCCGGCGTAGCCCAGCACGCGGCGGACCGTGCCCTCCTGCAGCCGCTGACCCGACATGCGGTCCTTGGTCAGGGACCGCATCGTCATGAACGGCGAGTGCGTCACCCGTCGCGCTCGGTTCGCGCGTCCCGCGCGGCGTACGCGCGCGCCATCCCGCCGATGAGGACCGTCTGGGCGGACCTCTCGGCGGCCAGCTGCTCGCTGCGCGACGCGCGCCGGGCGTTCGCGAGGAGGAGCTTGGTGGCGGTCGCCGCCGCGGGGGGTGCCTCAAGCAGCGCGGCCACGACGTCGGCCGTGGCGGCGGCGAGCTCCGCCACGGGGACGGCCAGGTTCGCCAGCCCGGTGGCGACGGCCTCCTGCGCCTCCATCGTGCGCGAGGTCACGCAGAGCTCGAGCGCCCGCGCATAGCCCAGGATCTCTACCAGCACCGACGTACCGCCCAGATCCGGCACCAGCCCAAGGCTCGTCTCCGCCATGCGGAACTTGACGTCGTCGGCGACGATCCGCAGGTCGGCGCCGAGGGCGAGCTGGAATCCGGCGCCCACGGCGTGGCCCTGGACCGCGGCGACCACGATGGCCTTCGCGTCGCGCCACAGCGTGAAGGCCTCCTGGTAGTGGCCGATGGTC from Austwickia sp. includes the following:
- a CDS encoding enoyl-CoA hydratase/isomerase family protein; the protein is MTEQPTSAAAETRPHPHLSVRREGPVLHVSLDNPTRRNAQTPSLWLALAEVARTLPDDVRVVVLRGTGPTFSAGLDRAMLAPGGVDGEPDLIGMCVADPDGAATTIGHYQEAFTLWRDAKAIVVAAVQGHAVGAGFQLALGADLRIVADDVKFRMAETSLGLVPDLGGTSVLVEILGYARALELCVTSRTMEAQEAVATGLANLAVPVAELAAATADVVAALLEAPPAAATATKLLLANARRASRSEQLAAERSAQTVLIGGMARAYAARDARTERDG